Proteins from one Larimichthys crocea isolate SSNF chromosome XX, L_crocea_2.0, whole genome shotgun sequence genomic window:
- the tspan11 gene encoding tetraspanin-11 isoform X2 → MSAVYKDDQEDWLTVCLKYLLFVFNFLFWVGGAAVLGVGIWTLLEKSDYSSLLASSTFAVSAYILILAGSLVVVTGFLGCCAVIREQRGCLSMYFFCLLLIFLIELVAGVLAYVYYQRLSEELKQHLNQTMTENYAQPGKEAITLAVDRLQQDFKCCGSNNSHDWMASVYISSEAAERRVVPDSCCKTITPLCGKRDHPSNIYKVEGGCITKLEQFLADHLLVIGAVGIGVACLQICGMVFTSCLHRRIKMDPY, encoded by the exons ATGTCGGCGGTTTATAAAGATGACCAGGAGGACTGGCTGACAGTGTGCCTCAAGTACCTGCTCTTTGTTTTCAACTTTCTCTTCTGG GTGGGTGGAGCGGCTGTTTTGGGTGTAGGAATCTGGACACTGCTGGAGAAAAGTGACTACTCGAGTCTGCTGGCATCCAGCACTTTTGCTGTGTCGGCGTATATCCTTATCCTGGCTGGCAGCCTGGTGGTGGTTACAGGCTTCTTGGGCTGCTGTGCTGTCATCCGGGAGCAGAGAGGCTGTCTGTCCATG TATTTCTTCTGCCTGCTGTTGATCTTCCTGATTGAACTGGTGGCTGGAGTACTGGCTTACGTCTATTACCAGAGG CTGAGTGAGGAGTTGAAGCAGCATCTCAACCAGACTATGACGGAGAACTACGCCCAACCAGGGAAAGAGGCCATCACATTAGCCGTGGACAGACTACAGCAGGAC TTCAAGTGCTGTGGCAGCAACAACTCCCATGACTGGATGGCGAGTGTGTATATTTCATCAGAGGCGGCAGAGCGCAGGGTCGTGCCCGACAGCTGCTGTAAAACCATCACTCCACTATGTGGCAAGAGAGACCACCCCTCCAACATCTACAAGGTTGAG GGTGGTTGTATTACTAAGCTTGAACAGTTCCTGGCTGACCACCTGTTGGTCATTGGTGCTGTTGGAATAGGAGTGGCTTGTCTGCAG ATCTGTGGGATGGTGTTCACCAGCTGCTTGCACAGAAGGATCAAGATGGACCCTTACTGA
- the tspan11 gene encoding tetraspanin-11 isoform X1, whose amino-acid sequence MSAVYKDDQEDWLTVCLKYLLFVFNFLFWVGGAAVLGVGIWTLLEKSDYSSLLASSTFAVSAYILILAGSLVVVTGFLGCCAVIREQRGCLSMYFFCLLLIFLIELVAGVLAYVYYQRLSEELKQHLNQTMTENYAQPGKEAITLAVDRLQQDFKCCGSNNSHDWMASVYISSEAAERRVVPDSCCKTITPLCGKRDHPSNIYKVEGGCITKLEQFLADHLLVIGAVGIGVACLQLAGAVLTACFIYLLYKEEEDFGTL is encoded by the exons ATGTCGGCGGTTTATAAAGATGACCAGGAGGACTGGCTGACAGTGTGCCTCAAGTACCTGCTCTTTGTTTTCAACTTTCTCTTCTGG GTGGGTGGAGCGGCTGTTTTGGGTGTAGGAATCTGGACACTGCTGGAGAAAAGTGACTACTCGAGTCTGCTGGCATCCAGCACTTTTGCTGTGTCGGCGTATATCCTTATCCTGGCTGGCAGCCTGGTGGTGGTTACAGGCTTCTTGGGCTGCTGTGCTGTCATCCGGGAGCAGAGAGGCTGTCTGTCCATG TATTTCTTCTGCCTGCTGTTGATCTTCCTGATTGAACTGGTGGCTGGAGTACTGGCTTACGTCTATTACCAGAGG CTGAGTGAGGAGTTGAAGCAGCATCTCAACCAGACTATGACGGAGAACTACGCCCAACCAGGGAAAGAGGCCATCACATTAGCCGTGGACAGACTACAGCAGGAC TTCAAGTGCTGTGGCAGCAACAACTCCCATGACTGGATGGCGAGTGTGTATATTTCATCAGAGGCGGCAGAGCGCAGGGTCGTGCCCGACAGCTGCTGTAAAACCATCACTCCACTATGTGGCAAGAGAGACCACCCCTCCAACATCTACAAGGTTGAG GGTGGTTGTATTACTAAGCTTGAACAGTTCCTGGCTGACCACCTGTTGGTCATTGGTGCTGTTGGAATAGGAGTGGCTTGTCTGCAG cTGGCCGGGGCAGTCTTGACTGCCTGCTTTATCTATCTGCTCtataaagaagaagaggactTCGGTACATTGTGA
- the LOC104928802 gene encoding E3 ubiquitin-protein ligase TRIM38, with the protein MEYLRSLLSEDFQRSVCLDVFTEPVSTPCQHTIINACDILQCPFCRLIVCCIVLLFVFVFVCLVCYFILICWIEYQDSSFPAKVAAVHEKFFQVKSSTPDSQLPETADVLCDICSERKTKAVKSCLMCLASFCKVHLEPHHRVAGLKSHTLLDPVKNLDDRMCKIHNKLTELYCRTDKACICALCFKTNHKGHKVVLLEEEYEAVMSKKDAAMANIQKMIQSRSKKIAEIGNSVDKAKKEKEASVQVFTDLISSIQRCQAELVEVIEERYAATKQKAEGFLTELKMEVTELKSRSSQLEQLSQSEDHHHFLQSFPNLCSPLNKDWTNTGVHSDLSFEAVRDVVTQLKHRVDEVMEELPEIKIKRMRGHAVDLTFDPDTAYCSLVISQDGKQVIAGDTEQSPPNNPKRFEMFTEVLTKEGFTTGKFYYELQVEGSTRWVIGVVRESVNRKMDAPLSVENGYWTIGLDEGIYSAHRSTGQSDKITMKEKLEMVGIFVDYNKGVVSFYDVISKSHIYSFSGCHFTEKLYPYFYLKPNINVTNPAPLIMTPVTQTH; encoded by the coding sequence ATGGAATATCTGAGAAGTCTGCTGTCGGAGGACTTCCAacgttctgtctgtctggatgtgtTCACTGAGCCAGTCTCAACACCGTGTCAACACACCATCATCAATGcatgtgacattttacagtgtcCATTTTGCAGACTGATAGTATGTTGCAttgtccttttgtttgtttttgtttttgtttgtttggtttgttacTTCATATTGATATGTTGGATTGAATACCAAGACAGCTCATTCCCAGCTAAGGTAGCTGCTGTGCATGAGAAGTTTTTTCAAGTCAAATCCTCGACTCCAGACTCCCAACTTCCTGAAACAGCTGACGTTCTTTGTGATATCTGCtctgagagaaagacaaaggcTGTTAAATCCTGCTTGATGTGCCTAGCTTCTTTCTGTAAAGTGCACCTTGAGCCACATCATAGAGTCGCTGGTCTCAAAAGCCACACATTGTTAGACCCTGTAAAGAACCTCGATGACAGGATGTGCAAAATTCACAACAAGTTGACAGAACTGTACTGTAGGACAGACAAGGCCTGTATCTGTGCCTTGTGTTTCAAAACCAATCACAAGGGTCATAAAGTTGTCCTGCTTGAGGAAGAATATGAAGCAGTGATGtcaaaaaaagatgcagcaaTGGCAAATATCCAAAAGATGATACAATCACGGTCCAAGAAGATTGCTGAAATTGGAAACTCGGTTGATAAAGctaagaaagagaaagaagccaGTGTGCAGGTCTTCACTGACTTGATCTCCTCCATTCAGAGATGCCAGGCCGAGCTTGTTGAGGTGATTGAGGAGAGGTACGCAGCCACAAAGCAAAAGGCTGAAGGTTTCCTCACAGAACTGAAGATGGAAGTCACCGAGCTCAAAAGCAGAAGCAGCCAGCTGGAGCAGCTGTCACAGTCTGAGGATCACCATCATTTTCTCCAGAGCTTCCCAAACTTGTGTTCTCCTTTAAACAAAGACTGGACCAACACTGGTGTTCACAGTGATCTGTCTTTTGAGGCAGTGAGAGATGTTGTAACCCAACTGAAACACAGAGTTGATGAAGTAATGGAAGAGCTTCCTgagatcaaaataaaaagaatgagAGGACATGCAGTGGATTTGACTTTTGACCCTGACACAGCATATTGCTCACTTGTCATAAGCCAGGATGGAAAACAAGTGATAGCTGGAGACACAGAACAGAGTCCACCCAACAATCCAAAAAggtttgaaatgtttacagAGGTTTTGACAAAGGAGGGGTTCACAACAGGGAAGTTTTATTATGAGCTGCAAGTGGAAGGAAGTACTAGGTGGGTTATTGGGGTGGTCAGAGAGTCAGTAAATAGAAAGATGGATGCACCTCTGTCAGTTGAAAATGGATACTGGACCATTGGGCTTGATGAGGGTATATATAGCGCACACAGGTCCACGGGACAAAGTGATAAAAtcacaatgaaagaaaaacttgagATGGTGGGCATCTTTGTGGACTATAATAAGGGAGTGGTTTCTTTCTATGATGTGATTTCTAAATCACATATCTATTCTTTCAGTGGCTGCCACTTTACAGAGAAACTCTATCCATACTTCTACCTGAAACCCAACATAAATGTAACTAACCCTGCCCCTCTCATCATGACACCTGTAACTCAAACACACTGA